Proteins found in one Oryza glaberrima chromosome 4, OglaRS2, whole genome shotgun sequence genomic segment:
- the LOC127770304 gene encoding PI-PLC X domain-containing protein At5g67130-like isoform X2 produces MAAKWQEAPAPGVRVLLFAVAAAALLLVVSARKVGETCAADRICDAGLHCETCVADGNVRPRCTRVTPVDPQTKARDLPFNRYAWLTTHNSFARLGTRSRTETAIATAWNQQDTITDQLNVPAVEVLGEIERFLARNPSEVVTVFVEDYVESPMGLTRVLNASGLTKYVFPAWRMPKSGGDWPRLSDMVRDNHRLLLFTSKSAKEAAEGIPYEWRYVVENQYGTKGMIKGRCPNRAESAAMNDLSRSLVLVNYFRDLPNFPVACKDNSAELLDMLTTCHDLSAGRWANFIAVDFYKRSDRGGAAEATDRANGGLVCGCGSVSACSGNGTCTTARHGGTPKGIFNATSGATALLRPPTETLQWQQLIILVPSTLAALLLSL; encoded by the exons atggctgCGAAGTGGcaggaggcgccggcgccgggtgTGAGGGTCCTCCTGttcgccgtcgcggccgccgcgctgctgctggTCGTGTCGGCACGGAAG GTGGGGGAGACGTGCGCGGCGGACCGGATCTGCGACGCCGGGCTGCACTGCGAGACGTGCGTGGCCGACGGCAACGTCCGCCCGCGCTGCACCCGCGTCACCCCCGTCGACCCGCAGACCAAG GCGCGGGACCTGCCGTTCAACCGGTACGCGTGGCTGACGACGCACAACTCGTTCGCGCGGCTCGGCACGCGGTCGCGGACGGAGACGGCCATCGCCACGGCCTGGAACCAGCAGGACACCATCACCGACCAGCTCAAC gtgccggcggtggaggtgctGGGCGAGATCGAGCGGTTCCTGGCACGGAACCCGTCGGAGGTGGTGACGGTGTTCGTGGAGGACTACGTGGAGTCGCCCATGGGGCTCACCCGCGTCCTCAACGCCTCCGGCCTGACAAAGTACGTGTTCCCGGCGTGGCGGATGCCCAagagcggcggcgactggccgcgGCTCAGCGACATGGTCCGCGacaaccaccgcctcctcctcttcacctccAAGTCCGCCAAGGAGGCCGCAGAGGGCATCCCCTACGAGTGGCGCTACGTCGTCGAAAACCAGT ATGGGACGAAGGGGATGATCAAGGGGAGGTGCCCGAACCGCGCGGAGTCGGCCGCCATGAACGACCTCTCGAGGTCGCTGGTGCTGGTGAACTACTTCAGGGACCTACCGAATTTCCCGGTGGCCTGCAAGGACAACTCGGCGGAGCTGCTCGACATGCTCACCACCTGCCATGACCTGTCCGCGGGCAGATGGGCCAATTTCATCGCCGTCGATTTCTACAAG AGAAGTGATCGAGGTGGTGCGGCTGAAGCCACGGACAGGGCCAACGGCGGACTGGTCTGTGGGTGTGGGAGCGTCTCTGCTTGCAGT GGCAATGGTACATGCACGACTGCTCGGCACGGCGGCACGCCCAAAGGCATCTTTAACGCGACATCGGGCGCCACGGCGTTGCTGCGGCCGCCGACGGAGACGTTGCAATGGCAGCAGCTCATCATACTCGTGCCATCTACGCTGGCTGCTCTACTCTTGAGCCTTTGA
- the LOC127770304 gene encoding PI-PLC X domain-containing protein At5g67130-like isoform X1: protein MAAKWQEAPAPGVRVLLFAVAAAALLLVVSARKVGETCAADRICDAGLHCETCVADGNVRPRCTRVTPVDPQTKARDLPFNRYAWLTTHNSFARLGTRSRTETAIATAWNQQDTITDQLNNGVRGLMLDMYDFRNDIWLCHSFGGACQNFTAFVPAVEVLGEIERFLARNPSEVVTVFVEDYVESPMGLTRVLNASGLTKYVFPAWRMPKSGGDWPRLSDMVRDNHRLLLFTSKSAKEAAEGIPYEWRYVVENQYGTKGMIKGRCPNRAESAAMNDLSRSLVLVNYFRDLPNFPVACKDNSAELLDMLTTCHDLSAGRWANFIAVDFYKRSDRGGAAEATDRANGGLVCGCGSVSACSGNGTCTTARHGGTPKGIFNATSGATALLRPPTETLQWQQLIILVPSTLAALLLSL from the exons atggctgCGAAGTGGcaggaggcgccggcgccgggtgTGAGGGTCCTCCTGttcgccgtcgcggccgccgcgctgctgctggTCGTGTCGGCACGGAAG GTGGGGGAGACGTGCGCGGCGGACCGGATCTGCGACGCCGGGCTGCACTGCGAGACGTGCGTGGCCGACGGCAACGTCCGCCCGCGCTGCACCCGCGTCACCCCCGTCGACCCGCAGACCAAG GCGCGGGACCTGCCGTTCAACCGGTACGCGTGGCTGACGACGCACAACTCGTTCGCGCGGCTCGGCACGCGGTCGCGGACGGAGACGGCCATCGCCACGGCCTGGAACCAGCAGGACACCATCACCGACCAGCTCAAC AACGGCGTGCGAGGACTGATGCTGGACATGTACGACTTCCGCAACGACATCTGGCTCTGCCACTCCTTCGGCGGCGCCTGCCAGAACTTCACCGCATTC gtgccggcggtggaggtgctGGGCGAGATCGAGCGGTTCCTGGCACGGAACCCGTCGGAGGTGGTGACGGTGTTCGTGGAGGACTACGTGGAGTCGCCCATGGGGCTCACCCGCGTCCTCAACGCCTCCGGCCTGACAAAGTACGTGTTCCCGGCGTGGCGGATGCCCAagagcggcggcgactggccgcgGCTCAGCGACATGGTCCGCGacaaccaccgcctcctcctcttcacctccAAGTCCGCCAAGGAGGCCGCAGAGGGCATCCCCTACGAGTGGCGCTACGTCGTCGAAAACCAGT ATGGGACGAAGGGGATGATCAAGGGGAGGTGCCCGAACCGCGCGGAGTCGGCCGCCATGAACGACCTCTCGAGGTCGCTGGTGCTGGTGAACTACTTCAGGGACCTACCGAATTTCCCGGTGGCCTGCAAGGACAACTCGGCGGAGCTGCTCGACATGCTCACCACCTGCCATGACCTGTCCGCGGGCAGATGGGCCAATTTCATCGCCGTCGATTTCTACAAG AGAAGTGATCGAGGTGGTGCGGCTGAAGCCACGGACAGGGCCAACGGCGGACTGGTCTGTGGGTGTGGGAGCGTCTCTGCTTGCAGT GGCAATGGTACATGCACGACTGCTCGGCACGGCGGCACGCCCAAAGGCATCTTTAACGCGACATCGGGCGCCACGGCGTTGCTGCGGCCGCCGACGGAGACGTTGCAATGGCAGCAGCTCATCATACTCGTGCCATCTACGCTGGCTGCTCTACTCTTGAGCCTTTGA
- the LOC127770300 gene encoding probable receptor-like protein kinase At1g49730, which produces MRRRLLALLLVVAALPLLPAAIAAECPLDLSWPNYELMASVCSDENGHSKCCRYINAIIAVSSAMYANTTGILGVPAEISDACIGNISDTLVSKGILPTAASFCGLGIKIQVSYQCIGMTTVLQMLQSPNFSDVTRSCATLLSDDVSCKRCLNSGLSYLRHLVGEQDNVTLNTCRDAAFVAFASQGNISTVDTASCFFSVQGLSALQVNISVPSPAGLIAPNIAPSPLAMQIPGEHVTGVLSKHHRSYKLALFPAIGALVTGLAVILMIVLILLIRKKSRELEKIEGTNPLDAWSSCLKKGQEGSSTIFDRFTYRQMKKATRNFGTVLGGGEKGTIFKGKLSDGSVVAIRRIESSPKQGQLEFCKEMELLGRLHHRHLVGLKGFCLTRFERFQVYEYMENGSLKDHLHSSGKRLLPWKNRIQIAIDVANALEYLHFYCDPPLCHGDIKPSNVLLDRNYLAKLAVSGLVQCSNGDSTTISSTLVNVKIPATPGYVDPCYVVNQVVTPKSDVYSYGVLLLELVTGKPVAQGDDDGNGDSSSRSSSKNLVEWSRELIGTDYRLHELVDPAVADAFDLDELQVMADVIHWCTHRDGAARPSMKQVLRILYERLDPLSGGLARAVAGEEGYYYGGGQSGRKGKEGAEMLAGGGGDGGRCLPSSSSTSRSYCSRSVLLECNSPEEAPPQSSPRGLP; this is translated from the exons ATGCGGCGCAGGCTCCtcgcgctgctgctggtggtggcggcgctcccGCTGCTCCCGGCGGCGATCGCGGCAG AGTGTCCGTTGGATTTGAGTTGGCCAAACTATGAACTGATGGCTTCTGTATGCTCGGATGAAAATGGACACTCAAAATGTTGCCGTTACATCAATGCTATTATTGCGGTCTCGTCTGCCATGTATGCAAATACGACAGGCATTCTTGGGGTCCCAGCCGAAATTTCTGATGCTTGCATTGGCAACATCTCTGACACATTGGTATCAAAGGGAATTCTGCCTACCGCCGCTTCATTTTGTGGCCTTGGGATCAAAATTCAAGTTTCCTATCAATGTATTGGGATGACTACCGTCCTCCAGATGTTACAGTCTCCGAATTTCAGTGATGTCACTAGGAGCTGTGCAACTCTACTTTCAGATGATGTCAGTTGCAAGAGGTGCTTAAACTCTGGTCTGTCATACCTCCGCCATCTTGTGGGAGAACAAGATAATGTCACATTGAATACCTGCCGTGATGCTGCCTTTGTTGCATTTGCGAGTCAAGGGAATATATCTACCGTTGATACGGCGAGTTGCTTTTTTAGCGTCCAGGGGCTTAGTGCTCTTCAAG TGAATATCTCCGTGCCATCCCCAGCTGGACTAATTGCACCGAATATTGCTCCCAGTCCACTTGCAATGCAAATTCCTGGGGAGCATGTTACTGGAGTGCTATCCAAGCATCATCGTAGTTACAAGCTTGCACTATTCCCTGCAATTGGGGCTTTGGTTACAGGATTAGCAGTTATACTAATGATAGTATTGATTTTACTCATCCGTAAAAAGAGTAGAGAATTAGAGAAGATTGAAGGAACTAACCCTCTTGATGCGTGGAGTTCCTGTTTGAAGAAGGGCCAAGAAG GTTCTTCCACCATTTTCGACAGATTTACTTACAGACAAATGAAGAAGGCAACAAGAAACTTTGGCACTGTGTTGGGAGGAGGTGAAAAGGGCACAATATTCAAAGGGAAACTGAGTGATGGTTCTGTGGTTGCTATAAGACGCATAGAAAGCTCGCCAAAACAAGGTCAGCTGGAATTTTGCAAAGAAATGGAACTTCTTGGGCGGCTGCACCATCGTCATCTTGTTGGACTTAAAGGCTTTTGTCTAACAAGATTTGAGAG GTTCCAGGTGTATGAATACATGGAAAATGGAAGCCTTAAGGATCACCTTCAtt CGTCAGGTAAACGTCTTCTACCATGGAAAAACAGGATCCAAATTGCCATTGATGTTGCAAATGCTTTG GAGTACCTTCATTTTTATTGTGATCCTCCATTGTGCCATGGGGACATAAAGCCTAGCAATGTCCTATTGGACAGAAACTATCTTGCCAAG CTTGCCGTTTCTGGTCTTGTACAATGCTCAAATGGTGATAGTACCACCATCAGTTCCACCCTAGTGAACGTGAAGATCCCGGCAACTCCTG GCTACGTGGACCCTTGCTACGTGGTGAACCAGGTGGTGACGCCGaagagcgacgtgtacagctacggcgtgctgctgctggagctggTGACGGGGAAGCCCGTGGCgcagggcgacgacgacggcaacggcgacagcagcagcaggagcagcagcaagaaCCTCGTGGAGTGGTCGCGCGAGCTGATCGGCACGGACTACCGGCTGCACGAGCTGGTCGACCCGGCGGTGGCCGACGCGTTCGACCTGGACGAGCTGCAGGTGATGGCCGATGTGATCCACTGGTGCACCCACCGGGacggcgccgcgcggccgtCGATGAAGCAGGTGCTCCGCATCCTGTACGAGCGCCTGGACCCGCTCTCCGGCGgcctcgcccgcgccgtcgccggcgaggaagggTACTACTACGGCGGCGGGCAGAGCGGgcggaaggggaaggagggcgCGGAGatgctggccggcggcggcggcgacggtggtcggtgcctgccgtcgtcgtcgagcacgTCCAGGTCGTACTGCAGCCGCAGCGTGCTGCTTGAGTGCAACTCGCCGGAGGAGGCGCCGCCCCAGTCGTCGCCGCGCGGCTTGCCGTGA
- the LOC127770270 gene encoding uncharacterized protein LOC127770270 gives MHLHAKTDSEVTSSMAASSPPRAAYYVQSPSHDDGENKTAASSFHSSPAASPPRSLGNHSRESSSSRFSAAKSGSSRRTAAAGGDGGKGGVAAGRGGGGGGRRSPWMKEAAIEEEGLLMEDDDADGGGGGGFSSLPRRWRYALGFVGAFFALFFFFALILWGASHNQKPVVSINSITFHNFVIQAGTDASLVPTELSTVNATVRMTFRNTGSFFGVHVTAEPLTLYYYQLLMASGNVKYFYQSRKSSRHVAVAVVGDKVPLYGGGSGLSSTPVKGAPPAPVPLQLAVRFRSRAFVLGKLVKPKFLTNVQCSVRLDVAKLGKPVSLNKACSLV, from the exons atgCACCTGCACGCGAAGACGGACTCGGAGGTGACGTCGAGcatggcggcgtcgtcgccgccgcgggcggccTACTACGTGCAGTCGCCGAGCCACGACGACGGGGAGAACaagacggcggcgtcgtccttCCACTCCTCCcccgcggcgtcgccgccgcgctccctcGGCAACCACTCCCGcgagtcctcctcctcccgcttctCCGCCGCCAAGTCCGGCTCctcccgccgcaccgccgccgccgggggagaCGGCGGCAAAGGCGGTGTCGCggctggccgcggcggcggaggtggtgggcgGCGTAGCCCGTGGATGAAGGAGGCGGCCATCGAGGAGGAAGGCCTGCTgatggaggacgacgacgccgacggcggcggcggcggcgggttctcctccctcccgaGGCGGTGGCGCTACGCGCTGGGCTTCGTCGGCGCCTTCTTCgcgctcttcttcttcttcgcgcTCATCCTCTGGGGCGCCAGCCACAACCAGAAGCCCGTCGTCTCCATCAAC AGCATCACGTTCCACAACTTCGTGATCCAGGCGGGGACGGACGCGTCGCTGGTGCCGACGGAGCTGTCGACGGTGAACGCGACGGTGAGGATGACGTTCCGGAACACGGGGAGCTTCTTCGGCGTGCACGTCACGGCGGAGCCCCTCACGCTCTACTACTACCAGCTCCTCATGGCCTCCGGCAAC GTGAAGTACTTCTACCAGTCGAGGAAGAGCTCGCGGcacgtggcggtggcggtggtcggCGACAAGGTGCCGCTGTACGGCGGCGGGTCGGGGCTGAGCAGCACGCCGGTGAagggcgcgccgccggcgccggtgccgctgCAGCTGGCGGTGCGGTTCAGGTCGCGGGCGTTCGTGCTGGGCAAGCTGGTGAAGCCCAAGTTCCTGACCAACGTGCAGTGCAGCGTCAGGCTCGACGTCGCCAAGCTCGGCAAGCCCGTCTCCCTCAACAAGGCTTGCAGCCTCGTCTAA
- the LOC127770269 gene encoding subtilisin-like protease SBT1.7, with the protein MMAWRSLSLVAFMAAVAAAAAAAGDDRRPYVVRMDVSAMPAPFATHDGWYRSVLSSASARDAAAAPAAEHLYTYSHAMNGFSAVLTARQVEEIRRADGHVAVFPETYARLHTTRTPAFLGLSAGAGAWPASRYGADVVVGIVDTGVWPESASFSDAGVAAPVPARWKGACEAGASFRPSMCNRKLVGARSFSKGLRQRGLNISDDDYDSPRDYYGHGSHTSSTAAGAAVPGASYFGYANGTATGVAPMARVAMYKAVFSADTLESASTDVLAAMDQAIADGVDVMSLSLGFPESPYDTNVVAIGAFAAVRRGILVTCSAGNDGSDSYTVLNGAPWITTVGASTIDRAFTATVTLGAGAGGARSIVGRSVYPGRVPAGAAALYYGRGNRTKERCESGSLSRKDVRGKYVFCNAGEGGIHEQMYEVQSNGGRGVIAASNMKEIMDPSDYVTPVVLVTPSDGAAIQRYATAAAAPRASVRFAGTELGVKPAPAVAYFSSRGPSPVSPAILKPDVVAPGVDILAAWVPNKEVMELDGGETKLYTNYMLVSGTSMASPHVAGVAALLRSAHPDWSPAAVRSAMMTTAYVKDNADDADLVSMPGGSPGTPLDYGSGHVSPNQATDPGLVYDITADDYVAFLCGELRYTSRQVAAIAGHRAGCPAGAGAASHRDLNYPSFMVILNKTNSATRTFTRTLTNVAGSPAKYAVSVTAPAGMAVKVTPATLSFAGKGSTQGFSVTVQVSQVKRSRDGDNYIGNYGFLSWNEVGGQHVVRSPIVSAFAQ; encoded by the coding sequence ATGATGGCATGGAGGAGCTTGTCGCTGGTGGCGttcatggcggcggtggcggcggcggccgcagcggcggGCGATGACCGGAGGCCGTACGTGGTGCGGATGGACGTGTCGGCGATGCCGGCGCCGTTCGCGACGCACGACGGGTGGTACCGGTCGGTGctctcgtcggcgtcggcgagggacgcggcggcggcgccggcggcggagcaccTGTACACGTACTCGCACGCCATGAACGGGTTCAGCGCGGTGCTGACGGCGAGGCAGGTGGAGGAGATCCGCCGGGCGGACGGGCACGTCGCCGTGTTCCCGGAGACGTACGCGCGGCTGCACACCACGCGCACGCCGGCGTTCCTCGGGctcagcgccggcgccggcgcgtggCCGGCGTCCAGGTACGGCGCCGACGTGGTCGTCGGGATCGTGGACACCGGCGTGTGGCCCGAGAGCGCCAGCTTCAGCGacgccggcgtggcggcgccggtgccggcgagGTGGAAGGGCGCGTGCGAGGCCGGCGCGTCGTTCCGGCCGTCCATGTGCAACCGGAAGCTCGTCGGCGCGAGGTCGTTCAGCAAGGGGCTGAGGCAGCGCGGCCTCAACATCTCCGACGACGACTACGACTCGCCGCGGGACTACTACGGCCACGGCTCGCAcacgtcgtcgacggcggcgggcgccgccgtccccgggGCGAGCTACTTCGGCTACGCCAACGGCACGGCCACGGGCGTCGCGCCCATGGCGAGGGTGGCCATGTACAAGGCCGTGTTCTCCGCCGACACGCTGGAGTCCGCGTCCACCGACGTGCTCGCCGCCATGGACCAGGCCAtcgccgacggcgtcgacgtCATGTCGCTCTCGCTGGGCTTCCCGGAGTCCCCCTACGACACCAACGTCGTCGCCATcggcgccttcgccgccgtgcggAGGGGCATCCTCGTGACGTGCTCCGCCGGCAACGACGGCTCCGACAGCTACACCGTCCTCAACGGCGCGCCGTGGATCACCACCGTCGGCGCGTCGACCATCGACAGGGCGTTCACCGCCACCGTGacgctcggcgccggcgccggcggcgcgaggagcaTCGTCGGCAGGTCGGTGTACCCGGGGCGCgtgccggccggcgccgccgcgctctacTACGGCCGCGGCAACCGGACCAAGGAGCGGTGCGAGTCCGGCAGCCTCAGCCGCAAGGACGTCCGCGGCAAGTACGTCTTCTGCaacgccggcgagggcggcatCCACGAGCAGATGTACGAGGTGCAGAgcaacggcggccgcggcgtgaTCGCGGCGAGCAACATGAAGGAGATCATGGACCCGTCGGACTACGTCACGCCGGTGGTGCTGGTCACGCCCTCCGACGGCGCCGCCATCCAGAGgtacgcgacggcggcggcggcgcccagggCGAGCGTGCGGTTCGCCGGGACGGAGCTCGGCGTCAAGCCGGCGCCCGCCGTCGCCTACTTCTCGTCGCGCGGGCCGAGCCCGGTGAGCCCGGCGATCCTCAAGCCGGACGTGGTGGCGCCCGGCGTGGACATCCTCGCGGCGTGGGTGCCCAACAAGGAGGTGATGGAGCTCGACGGCGGGGAGACGAAGCTGTACACCAACTACATGCTCGTCTCCGGCACGTCCATGGCGTCGCCGCACGtcgccggcgtggcggcgctgctccggtCGGCGCACCCGGACTGGAGCCCGGCCGCCGTCCGGTCGGCCATGATGACGACGGCCTACGTGAAGGacaacgccgacgacgccgacctcgtcaGCATGCCCGGAGGCTCGCCGGGGACGCCGCTGGACTACGGCAGCGGCCATGTCAGCCCCAACCAGGCCACCGACCCCGGCCTCGTCTACGACATCACCGCCGACGACTACGTCGCCTTCCTCTGCGGCGAGCTCCGCTACACCAGCCGCCaggtcgccgccatcgccggccaccgcgccggctgccccgccggcgccggagcagcAAGCCACCGCGACCTCAACTATCCGTCGTTCATGGTCATCCTCAACAAAACCAACTCGGCCACACGGACGTTCACCAGGACGCTGACCaacgtcgccggctcgccggcgaaGTACGCCGTGTCGgtgacggcgccggcggggatGGCGGTGAAGGTGACGCCGGCGACGCTATCCTTCGCCGGCAAGGGCAGCACGCAGGGGTTCAGTGTGACGGTGCAGGTCAGCCAGGTGAAGAGATCAAGAGATGGTGACAATTACATTGGCAACTATGGGTTCTTGAGCTGGAATGAGGTCGGAGGCCAGCATGTTGTCAGGAGCCCTATAGTGTCAGCATTTGCCCAATGA
- the LOC127770272 gene encoding thioredoxin M3, chloroplastic yields MAAAATATATACPAPPPPRSLYRGVALAAPGRRRAGYGASSSAARRWPGCRRRWAAHRIRTVSCAYSPRGAETITACSWNEYVICSDIPVLIEFWASWCGPCRMVHRIVDEIAQEYAGRIKCYKLDTDDYPQVATSYSIERIPTVLLFKDGEKTHSITGTLPKAVYVRAIEKSISDSEQ; encoded by the exons atggccgccgccgccaccgccaccgccaccgcttgccccgcgccgccgccgccgcggagcctCTACCGCGGCGTGGCGCTCGCGGCGCCCGGCCGCCGGAGGGCCGGGtacggcgcctcctcctccgccgcacgccGGTGGCCGGGCTGCCGGCGCCGCTGGGCGGCGCACCGGATCCGCACGGTGAGCTGCGCGTATTCTCCTCGCGGAG CCGAAACAATTACGGCATGTTCTTGGAATGAATATGTGATCTGCAGTGATATACCTGTGCTTATTGAGTTTTGGGCCTCATGGTGTGGACCCTGCAGAATGGTCCACCGAATTGTTGATGAGATTGCACAAGAATATGCTGGAAGGATAAAATGCTATAAGCTTGACACTGATGATTACCCACAAGTCGCAACATCTTACAGCATCGAGAGGATTCCAACTGTTTTACTCTTTAAGGATGGAGAGAAAACGCATAGCATTACTGGGACTCTTCCGAAGGCTGTTTATGTGAGAGCCATTGAGAAATCTATCTCAGACTCAGAGCAATGA